A single Eremothecium sinecaudum strain ATCC 58844 chromosome VIII, complete sequence DNA region contains:
- the RPS20 gene encoding 40S ribosomal protein uS10 (Syntenic homolog of Ashbya gossypii ABR041C; Syntenic homolog of Saccharomyces cerevisiae YHL015W (RPS20)) — MSDIQKEKVEEHEQPHIHKIRMTLTSTKVKELEEVSSNIVKNAQASNLVMKGPIRLPTKVLKISTRKTPNGEGSKTWDTYEMRIHKRYIDMQAPAQIAKRITQLAVQPSVDIEVTIAA; from the coding sequence GGAAAAGGTCGAAGAACACGAACAACCACACATTCACAAGATCAGAATGACCTTGACCTCCACCAAGGTCAAGGAGTTGGAAGAAGTTTCTTCTAACATCGTTAAGAACGCTCAAGCTTCCAACTTGGTCATGAAGGGTCCAATTAGATTGCCAACTAAGGTTTTGAAGATCTCCACCAGAAAGACTCCTAACGGTGAAGGTTCTAAGACCTGGGACACTTACGAGATGAGAATCCACAAGAGATACATCGACATGCAAGCTCCAGCTCAAATCGCTAAGAGAATCACTCAATTGGCTGTTCAACCATCTGTTGACATTGAAGTTACCATTGCTGCTTAA